A genomic region of Palaemon carinicauda isolate YSFRI2023 chromosome 11, ASM3689809v2, whole genome shotgun sequence contains the following coding sequences:
- the LOC137649347 gene encoding uncharacterized protein: MIETYVLDQLSQHLKVIGAIPEDQSAYRKFHSTEAALCAVINDLLGFSDDGRCSLLILLDLSAAFDTVVHEMLIEDMTAIGIDGDALKWFNNYLSNRSFKRSDNPSKDAVCESMEVEILKILSQQSITQQKCYQDYQCPTPEFLQ, encoded by the exons ATGATCGAGACTTACGTTTTAGATCAACTCAGTCAGCACTTGAAAGTAATTGGAGCTATTCCAGAAGATCAGTCGGCTTATCGGAAATTCCATTCTACTGAAGCAGCTCTTTGTGCTGTAATAAATGATTTGTTAGGTTTCTCTGATGACGGTAGATGTAGCTTGCTCATTCTCCTAGATCTTAGCGCTGCTTTCGACACAGTGGTTCATGAAATGTTAATAGAGGATATGACTGCTATTGGGATCGATGGGGATGCTCTTAAATGGTTTAATAACTATTTATCGAATAGATCTTTCAAG CGCTCTGATAACCCCAGCAAAGATGCCGTTTGTGAAAGTATGGAAGTTGAAATACTGAAGATATTGAGCCAACAATCAATAACTCAACAAAAATGTTACCAAGATTATCAGTGTCCTACACCCGAGTTCCTCCAGTGA